Below is a genomic region from Spirosoma radiotolerans.
CCTCGAGCAGTTGTGCCTGAATTTCGTGAACCAGCAGGCTTTTTTTGTCCTGTAAAAGCGCCCAGATGAACCCGCCGACTTCATTTAACTCGTAATAATTGCCGGCCTCGTAATTCAACAGAATGGTTTCGTTACCAAGTACAGAAGAAGACTGGTTAGGAAGTAGTTGAACGCGTGTCGTAAGCGTAAGGGGCATAGATATAGGGACTAAATCGGATTGAAGTTAATGAAAAGAGCTTGATTCGCCAAGATACAGGCAAATCAAGCTCAGGAGATGCTTAATCAAAAAACTAACTGAAAGTGCCGACGTATTCTATGGTACAGCCTTCGTGCGGCCTATCCTGGTTTTCTTTAGGCTGTTGCAAATGAACCGAAACCATCGGTGGCCGATCCACTCTTCAAAGTTAGTTTTTTGACGCTACCCAGCGATTTTAGCTTGGGCGTTTTGTAGGCTTTTTTGGGCGCCGGAGCCGATATATGTACAGTCTTTGTAGTCATGAGACAAGAAAAGTAAATGTGGTAAAATGAGTAAGTGGACAGCCGTGCTTATTGAACAACGATACGATGCTGGCGTGTCTGCCCCCGCTCTTCCACGGTAAGTACATAAACGCCCGCTGATAACTTACCCGTTGCTTTCAATAACAGGTTGCCCGACTGAATGCCCGTCTTCTGGAACGGCATTGCCCGGCCGTCAGCCCCGAAGAAACCAACCGTTGCTGTTTCGGGCTCATCTAACCGAAGCGTAAATTGACCATCACTCACCACTGGGTTGGGATACACCCCATACGCTTCTGCCCGCAGAACAACCGATTCTACTCGTAAGGGCGTTACTTTACCACTCAAATCCGTTTGGGTTAACCGGTAATAACTGGTGCCAGAGTAGGGCGTCTGATCGATCATCTGGTAATTCTTCAACGAATTGCTCGTAGCTCCCAATTCATTTACTTCACCGACGCGCTCAAAAATTTTGAGATCTTTACTACGCTCAATCAGGAAGCCTTTGTTGTTGGTTTCCAGCGACGTTGTCCATGCCAGGGCTACCGTCCGATCTTCCTGTGCTTTCGCGGTGAAGGAAACCAGCGCTACGGGCAGAGGACCCGTAACTGTAATGGTTGAACTAGCGTTATCATTGGCACTATTATTAGTTAATCCTAAATTCGTACCAACAGCATTCAGACTTACAGGTGCGTTAGGGCCTGGTTGTACACCAATAACATTCAGTGTTACTACATAATCGGCATTTCCTGGCACAGGGCCTAAGTTGCTGATAAGTGTAACAATTGTTCCGTTGACCGGGCTGTACGTACCAATTGATGTGGTGAAGTTAGTCGTAGTTGAAACAGGTGCTGTGGGTGTAATACTTAGACTGCTTACGCCTACGTTTGGCGGTAAATTCAAGGTATACGTAGTGTTAGCGCTCTGCGGAATAGCCGTTGCGCTTCCATTCCCAAAGTTTGCACTAATCGTACCATTCGCTCCAGTAACTAAAGGGTTGGGCGTTATTACAAATCCGCCGGCCGAGGGATCCTGGGCATAACTGGTAGACAAACCACCCAGGACTATCGAAAATAATAGTAAAACTTTTCTGGTCATAACTGTTAATGTTTACTTTTTGAATTTTAATCTTGATAAACTTAATCGTTGTGATTAGGAAGCAAAAACTATGCTTGGTGTCAAATATCATCAATTAGATATTTGACACCAAGCATAGTAACTACAAAGCATTTACATTTCTCACATAAATGTTATTTAATGGATTGCTATCATATGTTTTACTGGCATCATCGTTAACATTTACGGTGAGATTTGCCGTTCCTTTACTGGCAGCCGCCCGTGAGATTGTAAATCCAAGAGTAGCTTTGCCATTGGCTGAAATAAACTGACCGGCATTTATAGTCACCGTTAATTGCCTTTCACTAGTTGATGCCGCTGTCCACTTTGTATTGTCAACCGCAACTGGATTGGTGGTACCACCTGACACATTGATGCTGGTTAGCGCATTATTATAAGTGAGGTTATATCCAAGGGGGGCCGTTATGGTGATCTTTACATTGCCACTTGATGTAGCTTGGCCAGCATACTCTGTAACCTCTACGACGAAATCACGAGTAGCGTTCTCCCCGGAGGCCGTAAAGTTGCCTAATGGAAGGCGAATGATTGGCGAAAGATCCGGCGTAGACTGACCAACCAGCACATGCAGCGTTGCACTGCCACACACCGACGGTGTGCTGTTATCGCAGGCAGTGTAGGTAAAGTCGACGGGGCCGGTTACACCCGGTGCTGGCGTGAAGGTGTAGCTCCCTGTGGCTGTTAGCACCAGCGTTCCTGAAGAAGTCGACGTCGTGCCTGGATTCGAAACTGTCAGGGTATTGCCTAAGTCGTTTGTCAGGACATTACCCGTCGCTGGAGTAACTCCCGCAGTCGACACATAATCATCATTGATGCTAACGTTAGCTGGAGTGCCCGGTGCTTTTACCGTGATGCTGACAGTTGCCGTTGCACAGTTCGAAGGGGTCTCACACACCTGATAAGTCAAGACGTCCGTTCCGTAATAACCCGCCGTTGGCGTATAAACGACGTTACCAGTTCCGTCGATGCTGGCCGTGCCATGCGCTGGTCCTGTCGCAATGGTGGGTGTTCCTAAGGTGCCGCCAGAATTACCGGGTCCATCGTTAACTTTTACGTTAATGGTCGTAGCCGCTGGTGTGGTTGGGCTGCCGGTGACGGTAGCAAAATCTGGGTTGGCCACGGGTGGGTTCGTCGTTACGGCCGGATCAAGTACCGTAATCGTCAGCGTCTGCGTGGTGCAATAGGTAGGAGGGGTCGGTGCACAGACAGGGACGTTATACACATAGACACCCGGCGTCGCACTGCTGAAGGTAAACGTACCATCGGTGTTTACCGTCAATGTTGGTGCTGAACCGCCCGGAGCACTTGCTGGGGCTGGGGCTGGTCCATAGGTGGCGCCCACCGGAATCACATCGTTCGTTTTGACACTGCCTGTTGCAGGCACACCCTTGTTGGTAACCACAAAATCCGGGTTAGGATTGAACGGGTTGATCAAGACATGCAGTGTTCCGTTGGCACTCGCTGCCGGAGAGCCACTATCGGTCGTTGTGTAGCTGAAATCGACCGGGCCGGTAGCGCCAGCCACGGGTGTAAAGGTGTAGCTGCCTGCCGATGTAACGACCAGTGTACCTTTTCCGGCAATGGTCGTGGTCTGAGCCGTAACCGTCTGTGTATTGCCTTCAGGATCGCTATCATTGGTTTTTACGTTCCCGCTAGCTGCCAACCCCTGATACGTACTGATGTAATCGTCAGCGGCTACGGTTGTGTTCGTGCTGCCTGGTGCCTTCACCGTAATGGTCACGGTGGCTGTAGCGCATAAGTTGGAGCCTGGTGTTTCGCAAACCTGATAGGTCAGTACATCCGTTCCGTAAAAATTAGCATTGGGCGTGTACACCACGTTGCCACTTCCATCGACCGTGGCCGATCCGTTGGTTGGGGGCGTTGTAATGGTTGGGACGCCTAATGTACCACCAGCGTTGCCGGGTCCATCGTTCGCTTTAACATTGATTGTTACCGCCGATGGATTGCTGGCCGCCCCTGTCGTCGTGACGATATCCGGGTTGGCAACTGGCTTATTGGTATTTATCGTTGGATCGAGTACTGTGATCGTCAGTGTCTGCGTCGCGCAGGCCGTCCCAGATAAGCCTGAGCCACAAACGGGCACGGAGTAGACATATACGCCTGGCGTTGCACTAACAAATGTGTAGGTGCCGTCGGAGTTAACCGTCAGGCTTGGCGAGGAACCATTTGGCTGAGTTGTTGCCGTAGGCGCTGGACCATAAGTAGTTCCGGCTGGTACAAGATCGTTCGTTTTTACGCTGCCCGTAGCCGGAACGTTTTTATTGGTTACGGCGAAATCTGGATTGGTGTTCAACGCACAGACCAGGCCGCCACCTGTTGAGGTACGCGTATCGACGAAGGCACCGAATACGTCAAGATTGCCACCCAGTACACCCACACCAACTAGTGGCGCTACGGTCAACTGAATTTCATCGAATGGTCTGGTTGTAATAAAACCAACGTTGGCAGCAGTACTCGTTGAGCCAAATAGAGTTATTGACAAGTCGAGCAGACTACCATTACCGGTTCTGCTTTCCTGTAACACACCATCATTGTACGTCGAAACCGTTAATGCACCAAACAAATCAGCGAGGACAAGGCCGGATACTTTCCGGACCGAAAAACCAGCGAACGTACCTACCGGATAGGTGCTGATCGGGTCGAGCACAGCAATGGATGCATTTGTTGCGACAGTTGCCAGATTGGTAATGGTGGCGAAGTCGGTCGTAGAGGCTGAAACGACATTCCACGGGTCGCGAATAGTTGTTGCCGCTGACACTACCCCTGTAACGCCCGTGCGGGCAGCATCGATAACAACCGGGAACGTTGGGTTGCTCAGGTTATAGGCGGTGTTACAAACGATAGCTGCTGCGCAAGTCTTCTCAAATATGGCGCTGTAGATGTTGATTGTGCCCAGATTGACGCCCACTAGACTGGGAATCGTGATCTTCACTTCATCGTAAGGCACCGTGGCCACAATGCCGACAATCTGACGGGTTACACCATTCAATAAAGCCGTTGTCGCGCCAACAATGATAGCATTGCCGGTACCCGTCTGTACCAAGGCACCATTGTTATAGAGCGAGATCGTTGCCGAGCCGACAACCGCTGCGGATACCACCGAATTCGTTTGAATATCAAAGCCCGCAAAACTGTTAACAGGATAGGTGTCCACCGCATTCGCTACGGCAAAGGTGGCACTGGTTGACACACCGGCCGTCAATACGACCGTGGCAAAGTTTGTTAAATCCGTGTCAATGACGTTTGCGGAATTATTGATGGCGCAGGCAACACAAGCGGCTCCCGGAAATCCGGTGTTGTTTCCATCGACGTAAACAGGCGATGTGGGAGCGACCAGGGGCGTCAAGGTGTTCTGTGGAATCGTATTGTCAGCGCAGGCAACACTTGGACCAGCGCAAAACTTTTCAACTACAAAGCCATATACCCTTGTCTCTTCTACACCGGCCGCCACTAATTTAGTCACAGTCAGCCTTATCTCGTCGAATGGCTTGTCGGCTGCCGTTATGAAGCCAATAACCCGGCGGCCTAATCCTGATGTGATCGAAGTATTGGCAGATAGCAAACTGGCCGCAGGTATGGTTTGGGCTAGTACGCCGTTGTTATACGTCCTGATAGAGATGCCGTTAAGTACACCGAGGTCTAACAGGGCTGGGCTTGCAACATCGATACCGGCAAATGAGCCGCCAGGGTATTCAGTGATCGAATTTTTGATCGAAAACGTTGCCGTTGTTCCTACGCCCGCCGTTAAATTTATGGATGCATAGTCTGTCGGATTAGCGCTCACCGCATTGTCAACGTTGGTAATGCTGCCCAGATTCAGGACACCACCAAAACCAGTATTGTCCGGGTTTACATAAACAGGAACCGTAGGGCTGGTCAGCGTAGTCAATGTGTTACAGGCCAATGCCGGTGCCGTATCGCAGAACCGTTCAATCACAGGCGCATAAACGCTTACTGTTCCAACGACACCGCCATACTCAATACGAACCCGGTCAAAAGCACCGGTTGCAATCAAACCAATCCTTGTTTTACTACCTAAAATCCCAACATCTGCCAGGTTATTAAAGATCTTTGTATCTACAGCTGTATTGCTGTTCCCAAGATACGTAGTGATCGTTATGGTTGCCGCCAGACTGGTGGTATTAATAATGAAACCGGCAAAGCTACCTGTAGCATACACATTGGCCCCGGTAGCGTTATTGTCTTTTACCTGTACCCAAGCCGAAGAAGTCAAGATGGACGTGTAAGTGGCAGCCGTTGTAAAAGTAGGGTCGTTGTCGATTAGGTTTGCCTTGTTATTGAACTCATCTCCTCCAATACCCTGACTGGACGTAACCGTAAGATTAGTGAACGATGGATTCGTGAGGGCAACAACCGTATTACAGGTTGCAGTGCCTGATTGTGCCAGTGCATCTGGCGATACAAACAAGGACAGACAGAGAGGAAGCCATGCAAGTAGATTTAATAAAAAATCCCGGCATAAGCAGGTAAATGGTTTTTTCATAAAAGTTGAATTAACTGTAAAAGAAGTGGATTGAAAGATAAATGTACTCTTTACTAAAAGGCGTTATAAATAGTTTTCAAAATTGTAGAAAAAGCCTATTGTCTATTGTATTTATGGGTTTTTTATGTGCCTAAAAGTATTTGAAAGTTCATTGTATTTTAAAAAATATCTGTTTTACGGTAAAATAGTTTCATATATGAAATTGTAGTAACATAAGATGTATCTACAATAATGGATGATGAACTGGGGTGATAAAATGTCTATTTATCTGACTAATCTGCTCATTAGGTTTGCTCATTAGGTGCTGTTACTGCACCGCCATTTTGCCGAATGAACCCGAGGCAGACTATACGATCTCGAGCCCTTGTGTAGCTGGGGTTGGTGTTCCGCTTGCTAATGAAGCAGAGTCTATACTTATGGGCTCTATAATCGAGGGGTTATCTTTATTATGAGAAACAATGTCAAACCATTTGGCTGGCAGCCTGTTTATAGGTTACTCAACAAAAGAGATACTACCATGGATAAATTGCAGAAGTTTGAGTTGATGAACAAGATCGTTCGTGAACTCGAAGACCTTCAGAACAGCCAGCGGGCGCTGATCGAGAAAATCGGTAAGATTGAAGTAGACAATATGAACGGGCTGAACGACTCGTATCTGGAGAATAATCTGGGCACCATGCACAGCAAAGTTGCTGAGAACGTCGATTCTGTAACCGAAATCTTCGCTCACTTTGAAGCCCAACGCGATGAGTACGGCGAAAAGAATAGTGCAGACATTGCCGCAGCCGAGGCCGCTGCTGCGCTGGAAGCAATAAAATAATACCCCCCTTTTCTACGCAGAAAGCCGGACAGACTGTCCGGCTTTTTGTGTTTTTGTATGTTTCTTAAACTAGCTTCCAGCAGAAAGAGGCCGAAAGAATTCATGGTCGGTGAAGAAACTGCCTTCTGGAACAATCAGCGTACAGTAACGAACTGGGTAAGATAAACCCAGGGGGCCTCATGATCAGTAGAGGATCTTGCTCGCCCGGAAAGGTCCATCGGCTGCTTGCAGAAGTTTAGCGCGTAAACGTGCATTATAAGCTGGTCGGTCGGCCAGGAATTTGCGAATCAGTTGCGCCGTTTCGGGCGTCTGGTAGCTGGATAAGGTTGCGCGGAGCCATGATTCAGGAAAGAAAATATCGCCCGTCCGCTGAATTTCTTCCACTAAATCAAGGCTTTTAGGCAGGTATTTTGCCGATGTTTCGGCCCGTAACGGGTGATGCAGATACCCGAGAGCCGCCGTTACCCAGGCCTCGTGTTCGCGGTTGTCGTCATTGGCAAGGGAGGCAAAAAATGCGTCGCGCTCGGCTACATTCGATGATAGCGCAGGCATCATGAACTCCAGGCGTTTCCGTCGGTCGGGGTTTTTGATGCGGGACAATTGTTTTGTCAGAATGCCACTGACCGGATAATCGCGGACGGCCAGCGAAAGGGCCAGCGCCGTGTAGTCATCTTCCGTAAGGGTAACGCCTGCGGGGGCTTTCTGCTCATTCCAGATCGTATAAAGCCGGCCGCGGGCTTCAGCACTTAGCGCTATCGACTGATACAGCCGAAACAAGATCTTCTTCTTTCCCCGGGCTGAATTGCCGGGGGCCGTTTCCTGTTCCATTGCTTGCCAGGCATCGTGTTCTACGGCGGCTGCCAGCGCGGGGCGGTTTTCGGGTTTTGTCAGCGTCCAGACAATGTCTGAAAGCTGGCTGGTCAACAAGCGCAGATTCAACTCTTCCGGTTCGTTGGCCAGTAGTGCCCGGTAAGCAGTGGCCAGTTGGGCCGGGGTTATGCCTTGTCCCGAAAGCATATTTTCATACAGATTGATATAGGCCGAAGCCCGCGTTACGGGGTTTTTAAGCGTTGCCAATTTTGACATCATTGCCGTATCGACCGGGAAAATGCCATAGCCCTGCCCCGACGAATTGAATACCACAAATGCGGGAACTGGCTTGCCCACGGCTTCCGTCATCGTAACCTGTGGCTGCGTCATGTTCACGGCCAGTTCTTCCACATGGTCCGGGTAAACCAATGCCAACTGGAATCCCTGTGGCCAAAGGCGGGCCGAACCATCCTCCGCTGTTTGCGACAGGACCAACCGGCTGATTTTGTCGCCCTGTCTGTCGAGCTGATAACTGAACTTCGGCCGGCCGGTTTCGTTGACCCAAACCCGATTCCAGGTTTGCAGATCGGCGGGGGTGTGCGTGTCCAGAATGCGGATCAGGTCAACCCAGCTTGCATTGGCGGACCTATATTGTTTGAGGTACTCGCGCAAGCCATCCCGC
It encodes:
- a CDS encoding T9SS type A sorting domain-containing protein, which codes for MTRKVLLLFSIVLGGLSTSYAQDPSAGGFVITPNPLVTGANGTISANFGNGSATAIPQSANTTYTLNLPPNVGVSSLSITPTAPVSTTTNFTTSIGTYSPVNGTIVTLISNLGPVPGNADYVVTLNVIGVQPGPNAPVSLNAVGTNLGLTNNSANDNASSTITVTGPLPVALVSFTAKAQEDRTVALAWTTSLETNNKGFLIERSKDLKIFERVGEVNELGATSNSLKNYQMIDQTPYSGTSYYRLTQTDLSGKVTPLRVESVVLRAEAYGVYPNPVVSDGQFTLRLDEPETATVGFFGADGRAMPFQKTGIQSGNLLLKATGKLSAGVYVLTVEERGQTRQHRIVVQ
- a CDS encoding Ig-like domain-containing protein, yielding MFVSPDALAQSGTATCNTVVALTNPSFTNLTVTSSQGIGGDEFNNKANLIDNDPTFTTAATYTSILTSSAWVQVKDNNATGANVYATGSFAGFIINTTSLAATITITTYLGNSNTAVDTKIFNNLADVGILGSKTRIGLIATGAFDRVRIEYGGVVGTVSVYAPVIERFCDTAPALACNTLTTLTSPTVPVYVNPDNTGFGGVLNLGSITNVDNAVSANPTDYASINLTAGVGTTATFSIKNSITEYPGGSFAGIDVASPALLDLGVLNGISIRTYNNGVLAQTIPAASLLSANTSITSGLGRRVIGFITAADKPFDEIRLTVTKLVAAGVEETRVYGFVVEKFCAGPSVACADNTIPQNTLTPLVAPTSPVYVDGNNTGFPGAACVACAINNSANVIDTDLTNFATVVLTAGVSTSATFAVANAVDTYPVNSFAGFDIQTNSVVSAAVVGSATISLYNNGALVQTGTGNAIIVGATTALLNGVTRQIVGIVATVPYDEVKITIPSLVGVNLGTINIYSAIFEKTCAAAIVCNTAYNLSNPTFPVVIDAARTGVTGVVSAATTIRDPWNVVSASTTDFATITNLATVATNASIAVLDPISTYPVGTFAGFSVRKVSGLVLADLFGALTVSTYNDGVLQESRTGNGSLLDLSITLFGSTSTAANVGFITTRPFDEIQLTVAPLVGVGVLGGNLDVFGAFVDTRTSTGGGLVCALNTNPDFAVTNKNVPATGSVKTNDLVPAGTTYGPAPTATTQPNGSSPSLTVNSDGTYTFVSATPGVYVYSVPVCGSGLSGTACATQTLTITVLDPTINTNKPVANPDIVTTTGAASNPSAVTINVKANDGPGNAGGTLGVPTITTPPTNGSATVDGSGNVVYTPNANFYGTDVLTYQVCETPGSNLCATATVTITVKAPGSTNTTVAADDYISTYQGLAASGNVKTNDSDPEGNTQTVTAQTTTIAGKGTLVVTSAGSYTFTPVAGATGPVDFSYTTTDSGSPAASANGTLHVLINPFNPNPDFVVTNKGVPATGSVKTNDVIPVGATYGPAPAPASAPGGSAPTLTVNTDGTFTFSSATPGVYVYNVPVCAPTPPTYCTTQTLTITVLDPAVTTNPPVANPDFATVTGSPTTPAATTINVKVNDGPGNSGGTLGTPTIATGPAHGTASIDGTGNVVYTPTAGYYGTDVLTYQVCETPSNCATATVSITVKAPGTPANVSINDDYVSTAGVTPATGNVLTNDLGNTLTVSNPGTTSTSSGTLVLTATGSYTFTPAPGVTGPVDFTYTACDNSTPSVCGSATLHVLVGQSTPDLSPIIRLPLGNFTASGENATRDFVVEVTEYAGQATSSGNVKITITAPLGYNLTYNNALTSINVSGGTTNPVAVDNTKWTAASTSERQLTVTINAGQFISANGKATLGFTISRAAASKGTANLTVNVNDDASKTYDSNPLNNIYVRNVNAL
- a CDS encoding PqqD family peptide modification chaperone, producing MPLTLTTRVQLLPNQSSSVLGNETILLNYEAGNYYELNEVGGFIWALLQDKKSLLVHEIQAQLLEEFDVEPAVCQNELMLFLDNLLREKLIEARE